A region of the Cottoperca gobio chromosome 22, fCotGob3.1, whole genome shotgun sequence genome:
TTTCAAAGTAATCACATCTGTTTGTAggttttacagtttacagtggTCTGATAATCATTTTCttaaaatgaccacagagacaTACACTGATCAGCCATAACATTATGACCACCTGCCTAATATTCCAGGGGGGTCGTAACATTGTttgtaaataaagcaaaaaatgtatatatttgttttttaataagaaatattatttattttttgcacattcacattctccgtcgcacagaactctgaacaccgggaagcctttttgacattttcctggattcatccaaactttctctttttcaacacaacacaatttctgtcacatgttgtatttgtactatgttgtttatcctgtacacacgacatctattgcacgtctgtccgtcctgggagagggatccctcctcagttgctctccctgaggtttcttccatttttccccctttaattatggggtttcttttaggaagttttcacttgtgcgatgcgagggtctaaggacagaggatgttgtaacctgtacagtctgtaaagcacactgagacaaatgtataatttgtgatattgggctatacaaatacatttgatttgatttgatttgatttgacagcaccccccctctcacagaactctgacagcacccccccctcacagaactctgacagcacccccccctcacagaactctgacagcaccccacCCTctcacagaactctgacagcaccccccccccccccttcgcacagaactccgacagcaccccccctctcacagaactctgacagcaccccccctctcacagaactctgacagcacccccctctcacagaactctgacagcaccccccctctcacagaactctgacagcaccccccctctcacagaactctgacagcaccccccattcgtttgaagcagggggtccctgctccatgctacaccagtttgggggtccttggcctgaaaaacgttgaccCTGCACTAGACCTCTGAAGGTGTGCTGTGGTTTCTGGCACCAAGACGTTAGCAGCAGATCCTTTAAGTCCTTTAACTGGTTCAGCAATTTGAGCGACAGTAGCTCTTCTATTGGATCGGACAACACGGGCCAGCCTTCGCTCCCCACGCGCATCAATGAGCCTTGGCCACCCATGACCCTGTCGCCAGTTCACTGGTTTTCCTTCCTTGGACCACTTTTGGTAGATACTGACCACTGCAGACCGAGAACACCCCACAAGAGCTGCAGTTTTGGAGATGCTCTGACCCAGTCATCGGGCCATCACAATTTGACCCTTGTCAAAGTCGCTCACATCCTTAAACTGGCCCATTTTTCCTGCTTCCAACACATCAACTTTGAGGACAAAGTGTTCACTTGCAGCCTAACATATCCCACCCACTGACAGGTGCCATTGTAACAAGATAATCAATGTTATTCACTTCACCTGTCAGTGGTCATAATGTTATGGCCGATCAGTGTAAAGGTCAGAGTCTCATATAATATGTGCacgactgtgattatcagtcaGTGTTTAAACCCTGTGACGGACTGATGCCTCAGCCATGGAGTTTCCCTGCCTCCCTTCCTAGAGCATGCTGGGATAGATCTCCCCGCAGCCCCTGTTACCATGTTAGGAATAAGCCAGTATGTAAAATGACTGAGTGAATCTGACTGTGGAGTGATATTAGAACCTCCATTTGTCTTCTTGTGAATGGCCTATCAGTAAACACCTGCTAATATCATCATATATCTGACTGTGATGGATTAAAGTCATTCCCCTGCGTTGGGAACAGTATGGCTGATTGGCCTCCCCGACGCAGACGAGCATATTGGCCAAAAATGACACTTTAACGAGCTCTTCCCGGGTGTTAAGTGCTGCACGCCGGCCCCTCGTCGCCAGCCGCCGCCTGGCTGACCCCAGGCCGTGCTTCCCCCTGCACAGGGCCTGCTCGCTTCATTGGCTGACGGATCAGACTGCCATGGAGACAGCTCATTAGTCGAATAATGAGAACCACACCAGCCACACGTTGTCTTGTTATATCATCTCTGTATCGACATAATTGTGGCTGGGGACAGAACATTGGGTTCTAGCGTGTGCATGAAATGGCCAATGATTAAGATAGAATAATGGCACTGTTCATCTCTCACTAACTGAAATCTCTGTTCACCAGAGGAAACCAGTTAACCAGCGCCGCTTcatgacaaatgtaaatgtccctCTGATTGCAACAATATGGCATAGCTTCATATGATTGCCCTCTCTTATTTATCATTTCACTGAGTTGCTTTCAGCTGCCACCAGCTCCAAGTTAATATATTTCacagcatttgttttgttttgactcaTAATCTTTGAACTTCGTGTCATATGATCACCGTAAATATTGATGTACAGACGGTCAGCTgtgatttgaggacatttgttgCCAGAGTAGGGGAACATCAGAGCTTTATGTACAAGTATAGTTCTGTTGGTTGTCTCTTCACTAGATATTTACTCAAAGTAAAGTTTTACTGTAGGGCTGGTCGGTATAGCCAAAATCTTCTATCCCCATATACAATAGGTCATTCATTTCTCGCTAACGGTATACAACTTgatatagcatgttttctggtaataGTAAATGGTCTATATGAGATAACCACATGGTAAAGCTATTTTTTTGTATACTCTTGTGTGAATGAAATActtgacaaattaaaagtaatttctcatttaattaagaactttAGAGCAAAATGAACATAACCGTTTCAAGTGAAATTATAGAGAAGCTCTACActgactatgtttacatgcatgcacacaaatacattgtATTATAGATTAGGCAATAGTTTGATTTAACGACACCGGGGTATTCCCATTAGCAGAGTTTTTGGGTGCAGACACGCAGGAGTTAAACAATAGAGATGAATGATTTAACTGCTGTTGGAAAACACTTCTCACAATTTACTTTAACCAGCATTCGGGTTCCAAGTGAACCTTTACAGATTATTCTCCCCCGTGATAATGTCCTGAGCTGTATGAACTATTGCATTCTGAGGTAATGAAGCTTAAATGTTGGAGAGCTTGTGACTGGAAGGTGTGCTAGTTGTAATCCAGTTTAATATGATTAAGATTTATGTAAAAACTGCAATCTTCAAATGGTATTCcctcaaaatatttcacatcagattTTCTGAGAAATTTCAGTTAGTATGCAtttgttattatcaatttagacgACGTAATTGTGTATCATAATTTCATTCTCATATgtttccattaaaaaaacaataaatgatcaTATTGAATCAGCCCCAACTGTATATAGCTCTGAAATCTCAGCCTGCAGTAACAGAATGGCATAACAGCGGTCTTTGGGAAAGCATTTACAGATCACAACctcaattaataataaatagttgCACGGAGCATCATAGGGACATGTGCAAAATCTTGTGTATTTGGAAGAGAaaatcaacatcaacaacacaaTAAGAAATGTTTAAGGAAAAAACATACTTTGAGAGAGAAGATTCATAaagatgtgtgttttgtttgaggaATGTTGCCAAGTTGTTATCAATAAAAGAATCCTCCTAATTTATTCTGCTTAGTGTAATATGTGTATTTAGAGTATGTGCTCTGAATATCCTCCTGGTTTGCATATACAGGCCAGAAGGTCGCAGTTGACAGGTTGTCAgctactatatactatatacatgtTGCtgagtgtgctgtgtacatgtgtgtaaaaTCCACAATTTCCATTTCCATCGAGCCCATTCTGTTGTTGGTGTCTCTTTCCACTTGAGGGCGATGTTGCCCACATAATGGAGGCTCTGCAGTTCAAGGGGAACAGAGATTATGTGTGCACAAGAGGTATCCCTCCTCCCTACTTCTGTTTTTGCTTTACTAAACAACTTTTATGACTAGACATGGCTTTACAGCTAAGGTAGTtacttataaatataaatgtagacaaatacatacatagGATGTATACAtagaatattttaaaaataaagtgtttaatattttttttaaacttgaatATTAACTTAgatttcttgtgtttttgttctcctGTTTTGCACATATGTAGTGTAGTATGCAGATGTCCAATAACGACTATAGGTGAGCAGAATAACTTGAAATCCTTATTACCttattaatttatattgttCCAGCTGTGACTGggataattataatttatagcACAGCAATTTACAAGATTATTTTCTGTTACTACATGATTATTATAGACACCAAAGCAGACATGATATTTAACAGTGCCAGAAAACATCCTGAACCAATTAGTATAAGGAAATATCCAAGCATCTAAATCTTATACAGTGGTGGAATTGAATTCAGACCCTTTACTATAATAAAAATACTCTTGTATTGTAGTCTTGCTCTCAGAGCACTCAAGTatttacagaaaatataaaCCGAAAGGTACCCATTAGCCTATTTAGGTAAAATGTCCTCTGTcagttacattattatatattatagatatactgtaggtataTGCTTATACGTATCTTAATATGCAAAGTACCTGTAGCTGTCAGAAAAAGATAGTGGTGTAAGAACTACAATATTATCTTTTTGGAATGTGCAAAATAccataacattaaaatacttaGGTAAAGTACAACTACGTTAGAAtggtacttaagtacagaagCTACTAGAGTAAATGTTCAGAGTTACCTTCCACCACTAATTGTATAGTGTATACACAATAAACAAGTGTATACATTTTCAATTGCATAACAGGGGGGATTGAGCACTGGGAgaaaacatgcatgcatgcagaaTTGCAGCTAAATAAGGTATGATACAGTGTAGGCCTATAAAAGCAGTGCAAATGTTTGCTATTGTAatccttgtttttatttatttcatcactagtctttcttgttttctttttaataatttgtgtcttttttgtAAATTGCGTATAGGGTTTCTTCTACAAGCACTCTGGGTTTTTTCATCCCACCTATGCATGTTCTTAtgttattgtaatgtttttctcttgtttaatttaataaatgcacACTAAAATAAAGAACTAAAGCTAACTGGCCCAGTCCTCACGTGAGTCTCAACATAATGACAGCTGTAGGcttaataaacaaaacaaaattaaatgaGCGGTACTATTGTTTGGCTATAATAATATGAATTGAACgccaatgttttttttcattgagACGGTATCATAACTTTCTTCCACCCCTATCTCCACAGCTGTGCGGAAGTGACACAGCAGGCGCGCGGCCCGTCACGTCACGCGAGAAAGCACAGAAGCCGAGCGAGaggaaaaaacatcaacaacaagaAGAAACCTGCAAATATACCGCCGTGATAGTCCGCAGACATGTCCAACACGTCGTTAGAAGCCCTAAAGGATTGCATGGACTCGTAAAGGTGAGCCCACTCCGCCGGTCACTCGCCTTTACCGTTCATTTAACAAGAGTCAGAGCAGGAGGGGGGAGTCGTCCACGCAAACATTGCCGCGtcattaaaaatgcacataTAAATGTTGCACTATTAAATCAACGCCGTCCATTTGTATTCCGAATGaccctgtgttgttgtttaaatgACATGTTAGTGACGGGGCGTTTGAAAGACTTCAATTCGCACAGCTGATGTGTCTTGTGTTTTGGTTCAAGGTTTCATGGGCGGAAGAATGAGGAAGTAACGTTAGCCTTCTAATAAAGGCTGGAGGGGAGCTAGGAGGCAACTCAGTGGCATGCACAGCAAAATCAATAATCTGCCTAGTTATtctatgtaaaaaaagaaaaagaaagtttgcATTACATCAGATTATATCAGTCTAACCTGCTTGGCAGCACGCAAGCTTAAGCAGCAAAGCAGTTAGTGTGTTTGGCTGCAGCAGGTCACATGTCGTTTGTCATAACGGTAGCATACCAGCTACCACATGTTAACTATTCATAAATATGTTCACGAcacacttttaaacatttttaggtTGTGTTATTTGTTGGGATtcatcaatcatttaaaaaaacatttgtgatcCAGTGTTAGTTGTAAAGTCACCTAGGTCTACAACTAACTAATATGTTCAATACCAATTCACTTCTCTATGAAGCAttttttgtctataaaatgtaagcaAATAGTGAAAAAAATTGCAGAGCAAATCCCAATGGTAATCATTTGACATTCATAGAAGAAAGCCAAaagatattcacatttgagaagcttgaACTGGTGAATCTttgctgtaaaataaatcataattaaGTGCAGTTAATTGATTATTGAACttgtcactttattttctgtcaaatgacTTATCAGTTAATAGACTAGTTGTTTCAGATCTACAGTCAGCTCATGCATATTGACTTgttaatgtatatatgtttgtttattatattttcagtgACTTCAtatgtttgtgatttatttctaGGCTATGAATACTTCTGAGCATGGAGAAGTTTCAGATGAAGAGATGCTTGAGAAAGGTAACTTCTGCAACCTGTATCTGTACCTGCAACAGTAGACATGCCCAATAACtgttttttatgtatgtttCAGTAAAGCATAGACAGACCCGTTTTTTCTAAAAATCTTGTCATCGAAAGTAAAAACGCATATTGCGACACTGGACTGATCACATGAAGTCCTGCTAATCTAAAGAGATATGTTTGTAATATCACTATTACATTTCatgtacatttataaatgtgagCCAGAAAACGAATGCTTTAACAAAGAAAACGGTAATCTGATTATTTGCAGAACACAAGCATGTCCAGGATGTTAAGGAGGAATCGGAGGACTTCGCTATTTGCGAGTCCCCTGAAGGACTCAGAGGATCTCCTGGAGCCACCGAGGCTGGTAAACGGCCATCAGCAGAGATGGGCTCTTACACAAACCAGTCCACCAGCAGCAAGAGAGTCAGAGTCTCTGGCGAGGTAAGCTAACCTCACACCCTTTTATCTAACTAAAAACATTAGTATATAACACAGACAATGTGCATATCCTACCTGTTGTATATATATCAAGCTGTCATGTGTTTTGAATGTTATTTACTCTGTACAGATAAGGCGGCACTTGATGAATGAGAGCAGCAGACACGAGCCCCTTTGCCTCACCACAactggagagaggaggaattACATCCAGCAGAAACCCAGAGTCTCCTACAGAAAGCCTCTCTTCAGCATCTCCCACAGGATCTCAGAGAAGAGGAACACACCAAGTCTGGAGCAGCAGGCCAGTCATGGCGCAGGGAATCAGCTCAACTACAGCAGCATCCTCCTCTCATCCAAGCAGCAAAGTTCAGAGGGAAATGGCCCATTGGAGACCCTCCCCACGATAGATGCTTTAGGACAAGCTTCGTCAACGGACTCTAGCCTTTATCCGCtgattgagaaaatgtttctcattCTCAATACCCTCAATTCAAGCATGACACAACTGCATAGCAAAGTGGACGTCTTGACCCTTGAAGTCATGCGAATAAAGAAGCAGATCAAGCCAGCTGAGATGGTGACGGAGTTCCAGCCTCCTCCGGAATATCTGGTGACAAGTGACGAATTGAGTCAGCTGATGGAGCAGACATCCAGCGCTGGGGAGCTCGGGTGTCGGTTGCTGGTGCATCTCTTCCCAGAGCTGTTCAAAGCCAGGGAGTGCTCTCATGACTGCATGGCAAGCAAGAGAACACTGGAGTCTCTACATCTGCAGCTGATCCGTAACTATGTTGAGGTGTGCTACCCTGCGATAAAGAACAATGGCGTCTGGCAGGAAGAATGCCTCCTTCAGATTAATGACTTGTTTAATCGCTTCTGGGCACAGAGAGACATGGAGAGTGCTCGCCTGCTCAGGAAGCAGACAACCACAGGTGCTGGGATAAAGGCTGAGCATCCTCAAACCTATCATTTCATTAATGAGCAGGGACAGGAGGAGCACATCTCTTTAGATAACCAGCAAAGCAGCGAGGCTGTTTCAGACTTTGCTTTCAATACACAAGCCACAGAGGAGCTGGATGAGTTCTCCTCACCTGAGgactttgttatttttcttatgCACCGTCTCTTCCCTGAGGTTTTCGAAGAGGGGAAAATGCCAGAAGGCTCCAGCAGTTTTAGTAGTGCGGGGCAGCTGATTCTGGACTCTGACAAGATGGAAATAATAAGAAAGTATATGGAAGCTAATTTCCCCGATGTGCCTGAGGACAGTTGGCTTCAGGTGTGCATTCAGCACATGGAGGATGCACTCGAGGGTCCTCACAGTAATGGCAATGGGAGTGAACCTGACAATATCAACGATGAGGGCTATGACCTGGCCAGCCTTCCTGAAGATGTTTCTATTATTAGGGTTCCAGAGATGGGTGATTGTGAAAGGCCCAATCGCAAATTCAAAAAGTCGCTGCTTACACCAGTGGACTTTGACAATCTGGAGATTCCTCTTCCTGACTTTACCGTTCCCCAGGAGTACCTCTTGTCCAGGGAGCAGCTGAAGAACAATTATGAATGTAGCTTGTCCATTGGAAACTTTGCTTCTCGGCTGCTGGTGCTCATGTTCTCTGAGCTCTTCACCCACGAGAACACAAGGAAGCAGTACAACTGCAGTGGTTCTCTTGGTAAAAAACAGCTTGACCCCATCCGTGTAAACCTGATCCGTCACTATGTTCAGTTAGTCTACTCTCGGGCCGAGAACGATAGAGTGTGGATGTTGGAATTTGTGGGCAAGCTTGATGAGAGGTGCAGGAGACGTGACACGGAGCAGAGAAGATCCTACCTGCAGCAACGCAAAGTGTACGGTCAAGAGTCGGAGCAGGACTTTCTTTGCCAGCTGAACCAGCTCAATCAAGATAGCATGAGGGAGGACCCAGATGTTCCCTCTTTACCTCCTGAGAAAAGTAGCAAAGACTTTTGTAAAATTCCCCTGGACGAACTGAGTGTATCCAAGCCCAACTTTCCTGTACCTTCCATCTACCTGCTCTCGGACACTGAGGTACGGGAAATCGTCCAGCAGAGTCTCTCTGTTGGAAACTTTGCCGCCCGCCTGTTAGTGCGCCTCTTCCCTGAGCTCTTCACTCAGGAGAACCTGCGGCTGCAGTACAACCATTCAGGGGCCTGCAACAAGAAGCAGCTTGACCCTGTCCGCCTCCGATTGATTCGTCACTACGTGGAAGCAGTGTATCCTGTGGATAAGATGGAGGAGGTGTGGCATTATGAATGTGTGCCAAGCATCGACGAACGCTGCCGGCGCCCCAATCGCAAGAAGTGTGACATTCTTAAGAAGGCCAAGAGATCAAGCACTGTGTCCTAGTTACAGTACTTTTCCATTAGACAACACctgttgaaataaatataattgcaCAGTATATAAGCTGAAACCGCATTGTTGAACTATCTGAAACTGTCCTCTGTAGGATGAAGCCAAGTTGTTTTGAGTTTCTTCAGTACTATTCATAGTCATAGTTTACCTTTTGACTACAGCAGATGTTGTAGTTTATGTAGTTTTATTATTGTTGGATAAAGAGTTAAAACTGCTTCTATTTATAAGCCCAAACTGTCATAGCTTATCTAACATACTTTGTTGATAAATGTTGTAAGCTTAAACACAATAACAATGATAGTAGCTAATAGCATAGATCACCCTCTATGGATAGAAATTAATCACAACATTGTGATATATTTCCATTACTGATGTAGCATTGTGCCACCACGTTTTAATAACAATGTGCTTATGTTAAGCCTTCTTATAGAagtttttattataaaagacAATTTAACATGACAATGGATATTTTAACTATTTCTAATAAAATCACaatacagatataaaaatatgacatttgATTGCAATCTCTTGCATAATGGCACTAAAGTGTTCCTGTGGATCTAACCTGGACCTGTTAGATACTGACACACGGAGGTGCTGAACCCTGAACACTCCCCATCAGGCTCTAAACTACGCAACATAAATATTTCTTCTGCAGGTACTTACCATTATACATGTTTGccttttaatacaaaaaaaaatatgCGATGAGGATTAAAGGAAAATGAATTTGGAGCCAACGATACTCATGAAAACTCCTGAACTTGCAAGAAAATGTCATGTGCTCCATCTGCAAACTCATTAGGACATgatctcaaaatgtcaaagtgcACCTTTATTGGAGGAGTCTCACAGTATAGTGGGAAAGGTAAACACTCAACCGTCTCTGAAACAGCAGCTTAATGTCTACAACCACTGAGAACTTATTACCTTAACTTATATTGCTTAAAGACCTCATCTTTGGGAAGCTCTAAACATTTCCAGCGCCGTAGAGTCACATTGTACTTTTGTTGGATAATGGAATCCCCCATAATCCCCACGATAACGATTCTAATAAGAGTAACAGTGTTTGATATTGTGTTCTCCGACACTACCAGGTCCAAGGTGTCTCCAAGTATCacctaaataaagaataaaaaggaaagaaatgagaaatgacATAAAATACACAAGTGGAAATTAGGGTAGGAATATGTAACATCAACATCACTCACAGAACTTTTCTTCATGGCTTGTTTTCCATTCAACCTTAAGTTGTTACCTACGGAGTTCACAATCTTTCTGTTATAAGACAAAAGACAGTTAGTATTTACTCATGTTCGAAAAGGGGTTTTAATCCATTTGTGCCCGCAACTGAaattttgaatttgatttggtGGAAGTGTTCTCTGGGCTCGCCCCAAACACAAATCTGAAGACATTGTTAAAATCTGAAAAGTTTTCTAATCaaactatatttagtctttgggcacatgggacaactgtatttgtaaaatataatgaaatatatatatttaaaagaacagTAGTCCCATGTGCCCAAAACTAAATATAGTATGAACTCAGAAACAGAAAGGAGCACAATCAAGTATTTGGTGTCTATGAACTCATAACAAGTTCAATATCAAAGATAATAAGATGCAGTGTAAAAAAACTGTTTATACTTTGTCCAGAGTATGTCCATACCAGATTTTTAGACCAATCGGAATAAATGTTATAGCATTTTTCCTTCTCATACTGAATATAGTCTTGGGCACAGATGGGTTTAAAGAGCCTGCTGTTCACAAGTTACATCTGAACATATTCATGCAATAGAAAGAACGACATTCAAAGCTGTGAGAGAAGCCAACAGTCCGTCACTCACTGGCGTGATATGCCCATGCCATGTCTCATGACGGCCTCAAAGCTAAAGTTCGGCAAATATTTCTTCACTTCATCATAGCCCTCTGGTATTTTCTCATCCACCTCATCTTCATAATCACTGTCCTCCTGGTCTTTCTTATCCTggtcttcctcttcatcttcctgcTCGTCCTCCTTTACTGACCTAGCAGCACTTTTCTTCTTGTTGCTTCCAAACCTCAGAGGATGGACGGACCAACCCCTGACAGTGTCTCTGCCACAGAGAGCGGGCCTGCTGTGACGGCCAAGTGCGGGGAAAGCCGAGCAGCCCCACAGCTGGCGTGTGTGGATGGTCCTGGGACACCATTCAGCCTGTCTCAGTCCATATCCAGCAGCGAGCAAGTGACGGGGGTTCAATCCTTCCGAGCTGCCTCATGGCAAGTGCCTGCACCACCAAACTATGCATGTTGGCCCTCCACCCAGCcactaagaaaaacaacatggacgGTTAGGAAGCATTATGCTAAATAACCAATCTCGTTG
Encoded here:
- the bend3 gene encoding BEN domain-containing protein 3, encoding MNTSEHGEVSDEEMLEKEHKHVQDVKEESEDFAICESPEGLRGSPGATEAGKRPSAEMGSYTNQSTSSKRVRVSGEIRRHLMNESSRHEPLCLTTTGERRNYIQQKPRVSYRKPLFSISHRISEKRNTPSLEQQASHGAGNQLNYSSILLSSKQQSSEGNGPLETLPTIDALGQASSTDSSLYPLIEKMFLILNTLNSSMTQLHSKVDVLTLEVMRIKKQIKPAEMVTEFQPPPEYLVTSDELSQLMEQTSSAGELGCRLLVHLFPELFKARECSHDCMASKRTLESLHLQLIRNYVEVCYPAIKNNGVWQEECLLQINDLFNRFWAQRDMESARLLRKQTTTGAGIKAEHPQTYHFINEQGQEEHISLDNQQSSEAVSDFAFNTQATEELDEFSSPEDFVIFLMHRLFPEVFEEGKMPEGSSSFSSAGQLILDSDKMEIIRKYMEANFPDVPEDSWLQVCIQHMEDALEGPHSNGNGSEPDNINDEGYDLASLPEDVSIIRVPEMGDCERPNRKFKKSLLTPVDFDNLEIPLPDFTVPQEYLLSREQLKNNYECSLSIGNFASRLLVLMFSELFTHENTRKQYNCSGSLGKKQLDPIRVNLIRHYVQLVYSRAENDRVWMLEFVGKLDERCRRRDTEQRRSYLQQRKVYGQESEQDFLCQLNQLNQDSMREDPDVPSLPPEKSSKDFCKIPLDELSVSKPNFPVPSIYLLSDTEVREIVQQSLSVGNFAARLLVRLFPELFTQENLRLQYNHSGACNKKQLDPVRLRLIRHYVEAVYPVDKMEEVWHYECVPSIDERCRRPNRKKCDILKKAKRSSTVS
- the LOC115027555 gene encoding LOW QUALITY PROTEIN: uncharacterized protein C6orf203-like (The sequence of the model RefSeq protein was modified relative to this genomic sequence to represent the inferred CDS: deleted 1 base in 1 codon) → MHSLVVQALAMRQLGRLNPRHLLAAGYGLRQAEWCPRTIHTRQLWGCSAFPALGRHSRPALCGRDTVRGWSVHPLRFGSNKKKSAARSVKEDEQEDEEEDQDKKDQEDSDYEDEVDEKIPEGYDEVKKYLPNFSFEAVMRHGMGISRQKIVNSVGNNLRLNGKQAMKKSSVILGDTLDLVVSENTISNTVTLIRIVIVGIMGDSIIQQKYNVTLRRWKCLELPKDEVFKQYKLR